Proteins from a single region of Lysinibacillus sp. JNUCC-52:
- a CDS encoding TatD family hydrolase has product MLIDAHIHLDQYKEEEVPLLLDEAQYVIAVSTDLQSCEKTLKLSKTYAKVKPAYGFHPEQSLPSDRDRKALFDWLQLHASDMIAVGEVGLPYYRRQEKEIDERPYIDLLEQFVKFAKEFHKPIVLHAVYEDALIACDLLERYGVTKAHFHWFKGSEEAIVRMIHNGYFISITPDCVYEAEIQALIKRYPLELMMVETDGPWPFEGHFDKKLTSPYMMSNTIEVIAMIKGLTTQEAAKIVTENTKKFYSL; this is encoded by the coding sequence ATGTTGATTGATGCACATATCCATTTAGATCAGTATAAGGAAGAAGAAGTGCCTCTACTGCTTGATGAAGCACAATATGTCATTGCAGTGAGCACGGACTTGCAATCGTGTGAGAAAACGCTGAAATTATCGAAAACCTATGCAAAGGTAAAGCCAGCATATGGTTTTCATCCTGAACAATCTTTGCCGAGTGACAGAGATAGAAAAGCTTTATTTGATTGGTTACAGCTTCATGCTAGTGACATGATTGCTGTTGGAGAGGTCGGGTTACCTTATTATCGTAGACAAGAAAAAGAGATCGATGAGAGACCTTATATTGATTTATTAGAGCAGTTTGTTAAGTTCGCAAAAGAGTTTCACAAACCGATTGTGTTACATGCTGTCTATGAGGATGCTTTAATCGCGTGTGATTTACTTGAACGATATGGTGTGACAAAAGCACATTTTCATTGGTTTAAGGGAAGTGAAGAGGCGATTGTGCGTATGATACATAATGGCTATTTTATTTCGATTACACCTGATTGTGTTTATGAAGCAGAAATCCAAGCATTGATTAAAAGATATCCATTAGAACTGATGATGGTGGAAACGGATGGACCGTGGCCTTTTGAAGGGCATTTTGATAAAAAGCTTACATCGCCCTATATGATGTCTAATACAATTGAAGTCATTGCAATGATTAAAGGCTTAACAACGCAGGAAGCGGCAAAAATTGTAACAGAAAATACAAAGAAATTTTATAGTTTATAG
- a CDS encoding ABC transporter ATP-binding protein, with translation MLDIQDISKSFGALEVVKNLSFTVREGEFVAIIGPSGSGKSTLFQLIGGISPLNQGAILLNGENIQQKPGAIGYMPQQPSLLPWRTILENVTIVEELHHRPNIEIARKWLEKVGLASFENAYPHALSGGMQQRVSFLRAIVSEKPILCLDEPFSALDEFTRLEMQAWLLSIWEEHKKSILFVTHSIEEALFLADRIIVLTKRPATIKEEIIVPFARPRSEEIRHCVQFTQLKQQLFHYLKEEKDDAYVD, from the coding sequence ATGCTGGACATTCAAGACATTTCTAAATCCTTTGGCGCGCTTGAAGTAGTGAAAAACCTATCCTTTACGGTAAGGGAGGGCGAATTTGTAGCGATCATTGGTCCTTCAGGTAGTGGGAAAAGTACGCTTTTTCAATTAATAGGCGGTATATCACCCTTAAATCAAGGAGCTATTTTGTTAAATGGAGAAAACATTCAGCAAAAACCAGGCGCCATCGGCTACATGCCACAGCAACCTAGCTTATTACCTTGGCGGACAATTTTGGAAAATGTCACGATTGTCGAAGAATTACATCATCGACCTAATATAGAGATTGCAAGAAAGTGGTTAGAAAAGGTTGGCCTAGCTTCTTTTGAAAATGCTTATCCCCATGCTTTATCAGGAGGCATGCAGCAGCGTGTATCCTTTCTGCGAGCAATCGTCAGTGAGAAACCGATACTATGCCTAGATGAGCCGTTCTCAGCTCTAGACGAGTTTACAAGACTAGAAATGCAAGCATGGTTGTTATCGATTTGGGAGGAACATAAAAAATCTATTTTGTTCGTTACACATAGTATTGAAGAAGCGTTATTTTTAGCTGATCGGATAATCGTATTAACAAAACGTCCAGCTACGATCAAGGAGGAAATCATTGTTCCGTTTGCACGACCACGCTCTGAAGAAATTCGCCATTGTGTACAATTTACTCAATTAAAACAACAACTTTTCCATTACTTAAAAGAAGAAAAGGACGATGCGTATGTTGATTGA
- a CDS encoding ABC transporter permease, which translates to MKQVVTKGRSIIFIAFLLVIWEVIIRFAEIPHWLLPAPSAIVMEGMHSYQTFLPHVFATIQLAVIGLAIGVLCGLSVAVLLHRSNTMRAFLYPILIVSQNVPVLVLAPLLIIWFGFGLLPKLIIICLVCFFPIVIAAMDGFRQTSPELKHYFAMIGATKRQTFWKLEWPFAYPSIFSGIKIAATYSVMGAVIAEWLGAKKGIGVYMTLAQSSFRTDRVFVAIFAIVLLSLLLFSVIRFVEKITVKGRGLHAGHSRHF; encoded by the coding sequence ATGAAACAAGTAGTAACGAAAGGAAGGTCGATTATTTTTATCGCCTTCTTATTAGTCATCTGGGAAGTCATTATTCGTTTTGCTGAAATCCCACATTGGCTATTGCCAGCGCCGAGTGCCATTGTTATGGAGGGTATGCACTCTTACCAAACGTTTCTTCCCCATGTTTTCGCTACTATACAGCTTGCTGTGATAGGTCTTGCTATTGGTGTGCTTTGTGGCTTGAGTGTTGCGGTGTTATTACATCGCTCAAATACAATGCGGGCATTCTTATATCCGATTTTAATAGTTTCGCAAAATGTGCCAGTGCTCGTTTTAGCGCCATTATTAATTATTTGGTTTGGCTTTGGGCTGTTACCAAAGCTAATTATTATTTGTCTCGTTTGCTTTTTTCCAATCGTTATTGCGGCAATGGATGGCTTTCGTCAAACGTCACCAGAGCTTAAGCATTATTTTGCGATGATTGGTGCTACAAAACGTCAAACGTTTTGGAAATTAGAATGGCCATTTGCCTATCCATCTATATTTTCAGGTATTAAAATTGCAGCGACATATAGTGTGATGGGGGCTGTCATCGCGGAATGGCTTGGTGCGAAAAAGGGGATTGGTGTTTATATGACACTTGCTCAATCATCGTTTCGAACGGATCGTGTATTTGTAGCGATATTTGCGATAGTTTTGTTAAGTTTATTGTTATTTAGTGTTATACGTTTCGTCGAAAAGATTACTGTAAAGGGGAGAGGATTACATGCTGGACATTCAAGACATTTCTAA
- a CDS encoding thiamine-binding protein — MANSLISVQIIPKTEKYEDVIPFVDAAIAIIDAAGVRYEVQPLETTMEGELSTLLQIIELMNQKMIDLGAINVITQVKILYQPTGITMGTLTEKYRG, encoded by the coding sequence ATGGCTAATTCATTAATCAGTGTACAAATTATACCGAAAACAGAAAAATATGAGGATGTCATCCCTTTCGTGGATGCGGCAATTGCAATTATCGATGCTGCAGGTGTGCGCTATGAGGTGCAGCCACTAGAAACGACTATGGAGGGCGAACTGTCTACCTTACTCCAAATTATTGAACTGATGAATCAAAAAATGATTGACTTAGGTGCTATTAATGTAATTACACAAGTAAAAATTTTATATCAGCCAACTGGCATTACAATGGGGACGTTGACGGAGAAATATCGAGGATGA
- a CDS encoding ABC transporter substrate-binding protein — MKKWFFVLIAALVTLVGCSEKEDKEETNSLKKVSVVLDWTPNTNHTGLYVAKKLGYFEEQGLDVDIILPGDAGADQLVASGKAQFGVSYQEGITQARVQGVPLVSIAAIIQHNTSGFASIASKGITSPKDYEGKTYGGWGSPIEQAVLQSLMQKEQADIKKLDIVNAGDLDFFTMMQKDIDFAWIYYAWTGIEAELRGETLNMQYLTDYSEQLDYYTPVLATNEKMIKDNPDVVKAFVAATTKGYEYAIEHPSEAADILLEAVPDLDKALVHKSQEWLANKYQDDAAQWGEQKLAVWENYAEWMTKNNVLEGKFNAEQAFTNDFLPTKGAN, encoded by the coding sequence ATGAAAAAGTGGTTTTTCGTTCTTATTGCTGCATTAGTAACATTAGTTGGTTGTAGCGAAAAAGAGGACAAAGAAGAAACAAACTCATTAAAAAAGGTATCCGTTGTACTAGACTGGACACCTAATACAAATCATACAGGACTGTATGTGGCGAAAAAGCTGGGCTACTTTGAGGAGCAAGGCTTAGACGTGGACATTATTTTACCTGGTGATGCTGGTGCTGATCAGCTAGTTGCATCAGGCAAAGCACAGTTTGGCGTAAGCTATCAGGAAGGTATTACGCAAGCACGTGTACAGGGTGTACCACTTGTATCAATTGCCGCAATTATTCAGCATAATACATCTGGCTTTGCTTCGATTGCTTCAAAGGGCATTACATCTCCTAAGGACTATGAAGGAAAAACGTATGGTGGCTGGGGAAGCCCAATAGAACAAGCTGTTTTACAATCACTTATGCAAAAAGAACAGGCGGATATCAAAAAATTAGATATTGTTAATGCAGGAGATTTAGACTTTTTCACCATGATGCAAAAGGATATTGATTTTGCCTGGATCTATTATGCGTGGACAGGGATTGAGGCGGAGCTACGTGGGGAAACATTAAACATGCAGTATTTAACAGACTATAGTGAGCAACTTGATTATTATACACCTGTTTTAGCTACGAATGAAAAGATGATTAAGGATAATCCTGATGTGGTAAAGGCATTTGTAGCTGCAACGACAAAAGGCTATGAGTATGCCATTGAGCATCCTAGTGAAGCGGCTGATATTTTACTTGAAGCGGTACCTGATTTAGATAAAGCACTTGTGCATAAAAGTCAAGAATGGCTAGCAAATAAATATCAAGATGATGCAGCGCAATGGGGCGAACAAAAATTAGCAGTTTGGGAAAACTATGCGGAATGGATGACGAAAAACAACGTCTTAGAAGGAAAATTTAATGCAGAGCAAGCATTTACAAATGATTTCTTACCAACGAAAGGAGCAAACTAA
- a CDS encoding sensor histidine kinase: MKLKKKYQLLLLSVIFSVPLSIVVINVIVTVIYNYFSNDTETQFFESKAYPIMLGLFIVSFFTLAILFSKSINSLIKRINELKQTIMELASNDKKRLQKISYSRNDELGDLTNAVNLLIDRTISKEIEIMQQEQMKLELLTQLRHDINTPLTAMRLQLYTIENDFSQHQDIFNSLNEQINYISKLSNEYDFERLSRVDNSYIIMEKVDVPKLINTIILKWNFLYKVNQISIVLNDSSTKFLWKSNEIWLHRLFDNIFQNILRHAACDTLEITLQKNLIIFKDNGVGFNVEEKGTGLRIIEDICRMLELQSTIQSNEKGTQVTISYAQHSNFL; encoded by the coding sequence ATGAAACTAAAAAAGAAATATCAACTATTGCTATTATCGGTTATATTCAGTGTTCCTCTTTCTATTGTAGTGATTAATGTAATCGTAACCGTCATTTATAATTATTTTTCAAATGATACAGAAACCCAGTTTTTTGAGTCAAAAGCCTATCCAATAATGCTAGGTTTATTTATCGTCAGCTTTTTTACTTTGGCAATATTATTTTCCAAATCCATTAATTCATTAATTAAACGAATAAATGAATTAAAGCAAACCATTATGGAGTTGGCGAGTAATGACAAGAAGAGACTTCAAAAGATCTCTTACTCTAGAAATGATGAATTAGGGGATTTAACCAATGCAGTAAACCTTCTCATTGACAGGACGATATCGAAGGAAATTGAAATAATGCAACAAGAGCAAATGAAACTAGAACTTTTAACGCAGTTGCGCCATGATATTAATACGCCTTTGACAGCTATGCGCTTACAACTTTACACAATCGAAAATGATTTTTCACAACATCAGGATATTTTCAATTCTCTAAACGAACAAATAAACTATATTTCAAAATTATCCAATGAATATGACTTTGAGCGCTTATCTCGTGTTGATAATTCCTATATCATCATGGAAAAAGTAGACGTTCCAAAACTTATCAATACCATCATTTTAAAGTGGAATTTTTTATATAAAGTCAATCAAATCTCGATTGTGTTAAACGATTCCTCAACGAAATTCCTTTGGAAGAGTAATGAAATTTGGTTGCACAGATTATTTGATAATATCTTCCAAAATATTTTGCGTCATGCAGCATGCGATACATTGGAAATCACTTTGCAAAAAAACTTAATTATATTTAAAGATAATGGGGTTGGGTTTAATGTGGAGGAAAAGGGCACTGGCCTACGAATCATCGAAGATATTTGCCGAATGCTTGAACTACAGAGTACAATCCAATCTAACGAAAAAGGTACTCAAGTTACCATAAGTTATGCGCAACATTCAAACTTTTTGTAA
- a CDS encoding response regulator transcription factor, protein MLFSILLVEDDEMIGSLLENILQKEGYKVIWLKNGASLYTVIKQVDIVIMDIMLPGEDGYQISMRINQLGHNIPILFLTARSDIDSKLRGLEIGEDYMVKPFDPRELLIRIKNRLAASYGIHKQIQHLSIDVTHKRVVNNQNNKEVEFTAIEKKLFFYLYENADFILSKEQFIDYLWQLEDRNPNLINVYIKKLRNKIADTDGVIIQNVYGEGYRMNTRVKQ, encoded by the coding sequence ATGTTGTTTTCAATTTTACTTGTAGAAGATGATGAAATGATTGGAAGTTTATTGGAGAATATACTTCAAAAAGAAGGTTATAAAGTAATCTGGTTAAAAAATGGTGCTTCTTTATATACCGTTATTAAGCAAGTAGACATTGTTATTATGGATATTATGCTACCAGGCGAGGACGGGTATCAGATTTCCATGCGAATTAATCAGTTAGGGCATAATATTCCTATCCTATTTTTAACGGCTAGAAGTGATATTGATAGTAAATTAAGAGGGCTTGAAATTGGAGAAGATTACATGGTGAAGCCATTTGATCCGAGGGAATTATTAATACGAATAAAAAATAGATTAGCTGCTTCTTACGGAATTCACAAACAAATACAGCATTTATCCATAGATGTTACTCATAAGCGTGTTGTTAATAATCAAAATAATAAAGAAGTCGAATTTACAGCCATTGAAAAGAAATTATTCTTTTACCTCTATGAAAACGCAGATTTTATTTTATCTAAAGAACAATTCATTGATTACCTTTGGCAGCTAGAAGATCGTAATCCCAATTTAATTAATGTGTATATTAAAAAGCTCCGCAACAAGATTGCCGATACAGATGGTGTGATTATTCAAAATGTATATGGAGAAGGGTATCGTATGAATACCCGTGTCAAACAATGA
- a CDS encoding alpha/beta fold hydrolase: protein MKKMIKWFLISFFTILIVLIGSVFSFHKFKENKETSLLENNTGKLIDFNGKKINIYSEGQDGETFVFMAGSAVAAPMYELKSLYRHFSKENKIAVVERAGYGYSDVFNDDRDIDVIVEQTREALIKSGNKPPYILVPHSISGIEAIYWAQKYPKEVKVIVALDIGLPSQYIKHPVGFVEKAFMKAGTILSALGFQRLFPSLAYNEAVLEKDFLTSKEKSIFKAISNKQGINNDMEQEMLHSVTNSKKSIALPIPKTTPILFIDAYLDKNSEAAKASLKDYQDFAKKLDVSNVIQIKSKHSIYLYYPTEIYEETQKFLQEKVEKK, encoded by the coding sequence ATGAAAAAAATGATAAAGTGGTTTTTGATAAGCTTCTTCACAATATTGATTGTGCTTATCGGCTCTGTATTTAGCTTCCATAAGTTCAAAGAGAATAAAGAGACATCGTTATTAGAGAATAATACAGGTAAACTAATCGATTTTAACGGGAAGAAGATAAATATTTATTCTGAAGGTCAAGACGGAGAGACATTTGTATTTATGGCTGGCTCAGCAGTAGCAGCACCTATGTATGAATTAAAAAGCTTGTATCGTCATTTCTCTAAAGAAAATAAAATTGCCGTTGTGGAAAGAGCAGGATATGGGTATAGTGATGTATTTAACGACGATCGAGATATCGATGTAATAGTTGAACAAACGAGGGAAGCACTAATTAAAAGCGGCAATAAGCCCCCTTATATATTAGTACCACACTCTATTTCAGGAATCGAAGCTATCTATTGGGCGCAGAAATATCCGAAAGAAGTGAAAGTGATTGTAGCGTTAGATATCGGTTTACCTTCTCAATATATAAAACATCCTGTAGGTTTCGTAGAAAAGGCTTTTATGAAGGCAGGAACTATATTAAGTGCATTAGGATTCCAAAGATTGTTTCCGTCTTTAGCCTATAACGAAGCCGTCTTAGAGAAAGATTTTCTGACTTCAAAAGAAAAAAGTATATTTAAGGCGATTTCAAATAAACAGGGAATCAACAATGATATGGAACAAGAAATGCTACATTCCGTAACTAATAGCAAAAAGTCGATCGCATTACCTATTCCAAAAACAACACCTATTTTATTTATTGATGCTTACCTTGATAAAAATTCTGAAGCGGCGAAAGCATCACTAAAAGACTATCAGGATTTTGCAAAGAAGTTAGACGTTTCAAATGTTATTCAAATAAAAAGCAAGCATAGTATTTACTTGTACTATCCAACTGAAATCTATGAAGAAACGCAAAAGTTCTTGCAAGAGAAGGTTGAAAAAAAGTGA